The following nucleotide sequence is from Komagataeibacter medellinensis NBRC 3288.
AGAAACTGCCATGCATTTCCGCACGGATCGAGGGAAGCACGACATTAACCACCGTCACATCCATCATAACCAGCAGAAGGCTGAGGCAGCACGTTGCCAGCACGATACGCGGATAAATGGTGACGGAGGGACTAACTGCCATGACGGATCACCCCTGACCTGAACGCCATGGCCCATGGCGGGGGCCGCCGCGCTTCCGGCAGCAAAGGACCGGAAAAAATATCTGTTTCAAGGGGCTGTATGGAGCGGGCGAAGGGAATCGAACCCTCCTCAGAAGCTTGGAAGGCTACTGCATTACCACTATGCTACGCCCGCCCACAGGTTGTCAGACCTATAGCGTTTCTGCCCCGCCGGTTGCAAGCCATAAACCAGCGCCAGCCCTAATAGGAACAAAACTTTTGCTTTTTATGCCATACCCCCTTGACTTTCGACGCGAGTCATACTTTTTTCCGCTTCCTGTGCCGGGTTCGCATGGATGACCCGAAACGGTGTGGTTTACGCCACACCAGATGTTTCGGGGTTTCGCAGGCGGCTTTGCAGGGGTGTAGCTCAATTGGCTAGAGCGCCGGTCTCCAAAACCGGAGGTTGCGGGTTCGAGACCCTCCACCCCTGCCATTCTACCGGTCGGGCATTACCCTTCCGGCCTGGCACCCGATGGGTCGGGCCACAATGGTCCGCACCGGATTCTTAGGCCCCGCACTGGCTGGAGCAGTCCAGTTGGTGCGCCGTGGCGTTGCAGGAAGGGTATTTCGTGTCGGTCAGTCCCGCGAAATTTGTTGAAGACGTACGTGCCGAAGCCAGAAAAATCACCTGGCCGACACGACGCGCCACCCTGATGACAACGGGTGCGGTCCTGGCCATGGCCGGTCTTGCATCGGTTTTCTTTTTCCTCGTCGACGAGGTGATCGGCCTTGCCGTACGGAAACTCTTCGGACTGGGAGGCTGAGTTCAGCCATGGCCAAGCGGTGGTATGTGATCCACGTCTATTCGGGCTTCGAGAAGAAGATAGCCCAGCACATCACGGAACAGGCCGCCCAGAAGGGTCTGGCCGATCATTTCGGTGAAATCCTTGTCCCCTCGGAAGAGGTGACGGAAGTGCGTCGGGGCCAGAAGGTCAACTCCGAGCGCAAATTCTTCCCCGGTTATGTGCTGGTCAACATGGAACTGACCGATGAGGCGTGGCACCTGGTCAAGGACACGCCCAAGGTTACCGGTTTCCTGGGCAGCAAGACGCGCCCCTCGCCCATCCCCAAGGTCGAGGCCGAGCGGATCATGAAACAGGCGCAGGAAGGCGTGGAGCGCGTGCGCCCCTCCGTCACTTTCGAGATTGGCGAGCAGATCCGCGTGGCCGATGGTCCCTTCACCTCGTTCAACGGCACGATCGAGGAAGTAGACGAGGAACGCGGTCGCCTGAAGGTCAGCGTTTCCATCTTTGGCCGGTCAACACCGGTGGATCTGGAATACAATCAGGTGGAGAAGGTCTGATCCTTCCCCATTTCTGAAAAAAGGGTGCCTCCGGGCACCTTTTTTATTGTCCGGTCACTTTTCAGGCTGCCAACAGTGCGTTTGCACGGTTCACAGCAAGCCCTTGATAAAAAATAATAAAGGTTTTTGTCTGCTGCCTTTTTTCAAAAAGGCAGCAGCCTTTGAAGCTTCTTGAACAAGCTTCACCAAAAACTTTCTTATGATTTCAGGTTTTTACCGGCGAGTCTGAGCGGGCGCAGGCGGCAGGGCCTGCAGCCTCTCTGCCGCCATATCCGCCACCTGCCCCGCAAGCTGGCTCAGGGCCGCCACCATGGCGCGTGTACCGCTATCGGCAGGTGTAGCCGTAAGCGCAAGCGGCACGGACAGCGCATGCTCGGCATCTCCCGCCCTGTGCACAGATAGGCTGCCGCCCAGATGCACCACGCCGCTCGCATCACGGGCAAAGCGGGTGATCTCTACTTCCACAAAACCCTGTGCGGGCACGGTGGTCGCATCGTTCTGGGCAAAGACGCTACGGCCGGGCAGGCGCTGCTGCAGGTCAGTGGCCAGCACATGCCCCAGCATGGGGGCAAGCGGCTCGCTCCAGGCCGCCCCCGCCAACGGGGTCAGGCTGTAGTCATCCTGCGTGCCGACAATGTTCTGCCGGTCCAGCGAGGGCGGTACGCCGGGCGTGCGGACCTCGATTACGGCGGGCACCTGCCCCCCCATACCGGTCGGCTGCGTGCTGGCAATGGGGGCCAGGGAGTACAGCGTCGGGTCGGATGAACCGCAGCCTGCCAGTGCCAGCAGCCCCGCCACTGCGGCACATGCCACCACGCGCGGCGGCCGGGAAGGAGTGAAATGCCAGAAGGGGCGTTGCATGTCTTATCGTCCCGTAATCAGTGCGGAAGGGTGATGGGTCAGGAAATCCGACAGGAAGCGCAGCGAACGCGCGGCATCGTTAAGCTGCTGCATCATCTGCTGCAGGTTGCGCTGGAAGTCCGTATCCCCGCCATAGCTGGACAGCACGGAATTCGCATTCTTGAGTGTCTTGTCCATGCCACTGAGCAACTGTGGCATTTCAGAGCGCGCATCATGCGATATGACCTGCAGGTTCTGTAGTGAACTCCGCAGCGCGGTCAGCGCCTGCTTGGTATCGGGGCTATTGATCCGGGCATCGGCATGGGCCAGCAGGCTGTTCAGGTTTTCACCCATCTGGGTCAGGGGCATCGCAGCGATCTTGTCACTTACGGTAGAGAGCGAATCCATAATCCCGGCCATGCCGCCCGCCTGGCCCGGCAGCACCATGGCATCGCCTTCCATCTGAACCTGGGCAGGTTTGGCATTCTTGACGAAGGTCAGCCCGATTTCGGATTCGCCGGTCAGCATGCTGGTGCTCTGCACCGAAGCCCGCAGTCCGTCCGCTACCTGCGTGCGCAGCAGGGCCGCCAGCGCCTTGGGCGAGACCTGCTGGTTATCGAGCACACGCTCGGGCTGGAGTTCCATCGCAACCCGTACCTGCGCCTTACCCGTTGCCGGATCGACCTGCAGGCGCACATCATCAATCATGCCGACCTGTATGCCGAACATGGTCAGCCTGCCGCCCTTGGTCAGGCCAGTGACGGAACTGGTGATATAAGTGACAAGCGGAATCCGCTCACGGTAGCCCGCACTGTTGGCTTCCTCGGCACTGTCATAAAGCTGGAAGGTGGTATCCGGCCCGGCGGTGATGGGCAGGGTATTCTTCTCGTTACGCACATCGGGCGGGTCAAACGCCACGCCACCGGACAGCAACGCCTGCAGGGACTGCAACTTCACCTTCAGGCCGCCCGCGCCAAGGCCCACCTGCACGCCCGATACGTTCCAGAAGCGCGTATTGGTGCGCAGGTAGTGGTCGTACGGTGCCTGAACGAAAATCTGCACCTTGATCGGCCCGCGTCCTTCGGGGGGCATGGTGTAGCCCAGCACTTCGCCCACCACCACATCGCGGAAGAAAATCGGCGCCCCCTGCCCCAATGAACCAAGGGACTGGGTAATGAGCGTATAGGTATGTCCCGGCTGGTCGGAGCGCACACCCGGCGGAGATTCAAGCCCGGTAAAGTGGGTGATGTAGCGGCCACCGGGTTCACCCGCATCCATGGCGATATACGCACCTGACATGACGGTTTCCAGACCTGTCACGCTGGCACCGTTGATGCGCGGGCGCACGACCCAGAAGCGGGCATGGTCAGTCAGCATGCGGCCTGCCGCCGAGGTCATGCGCACGCGGACTTCCACATGGTGAAAATCATCGCTCAGCCGGATGGAATCAACCGTGCCGAGCGAGACCGCCTTGTTCTTGACCTCGGTCTGACCACTGGTCAGGCCATCGGCGGTATCGAAGGTGATGACGATCAGCGGCCCGCGCCCGGTTATCCCTTTCCAACCCAGGTAGCCTGCAATCAGTAGCGCCACGATCGGCACAAGCCAGACCACTGAAAAACGGTATTTCCGTGCACGGGCCTGTGGCACCGCACCGTGCGGATCATTGGATGGAAAATCGTCATTCACGCCTGATCTGGCTCCATGCGGGCTGGAACAATACCAGCCGGGGTAAGGGAAGAAGAAGATACGGCACCGTCGCGCCCGGCCTGCGCGCGCAGCACGGCTGGCGGCAGGCCGTCAGTTACCGGGCCGTTGCGCCCTGCCGCATCCCACATGATGCGCGGGTCAAAGCTCCACGCCGCCAGCAGGGTCAGCACCACCACGGCGGCAAACGCCACCATGCCCGCATTGGCGGTGACACTGGCCATGGCATTGAAGCGCACGACCGCCACAAGGATTGAAATCATGAACACATCAATCATCGACCACCGACCCACCATGTCGACCAGCCGGAACAGCCGGGTGCGGGCCACCAGATGCCCCCGCGCGCCACGCCAGGTCTGGCCAATCATCCACCCCAGGCTGAGGATCTTGAGCATGGGCACGGTGATGGAGGCAAAGAACACGAGCAGCGAGAGCGGGATCATGCCATCCACCCACAACTCGATCGCGCCTTCGATGATGGTATGCCCCCCGCCGCCGCCCATGCGCAGGAAGGTCATGACCGGGTAAAGGTTGGCGGGGATGTAGAACACGATGGCCGCGATCAGGAAGGCGGTGGTGCGGGTGAGCGACTGCGGCAGGCGGCGCCATACCTTGTGCTCGCAGCGCGGGCAGATGCCTACGCAGTGCATGTTGGTAACCGGTTGCGCCAGTTCCCCCACCAGTCCGCACGATGTGCAGGCGACCAGATGGTCTACCGGCGGCAGGCCGGTCTCGTCCACATGGGCGTAATCCACCACCACCTTCTGGCCGTTTTCGTTACGGGTGACACGGTCGATCCGGCGGTGGCGCCAGATCATCTCGGTATCCAGTGTCGAATCGGTAGCGGCCATGGTCAGCATCAATGCACCAATCAGGTACACCGCAGGCCCCACGTCCACATGCGCCATATCAGTCAGTTTGGTGTAAGCCACGAAGATGCCAAGAATATAGACCTCGACCATCGACCATGGCCGCAGCTTGTCGTACCACACCAGCACGCCCGGCGCCCAGTCGGGCAGACGTGTGCACGAAGCGGCATACAGGATGGCGAACATGAACCCGATCGCAACCGCAGGCGCCAGAATCGTAACCGCGCCAACCAGCAGCCCTGCCTCTCCCCAGCCTTCATGCATGAGTTCCATCGGCCCGGTCAGCAGGTCCACCGTGCGCTGGCGGCCATAGACATCCAGTGTCATGAGCGAGGAGGCAAGGGCCGCAAGGTAGAACGCGGCCGAACTGATACAGAAGGCCAGCGGCGTTGCCAGCGGGGCGGTGCGCCGCCTGCGCGCAAGCTTCTGCCCGCAACGCGTGCAGGTGGCCTGCTGGCCTGCCTCCAGGTCCGGCACGCGCTGGTACAGCCCGCAGCCGGGGCATTCCGACAGGCCGCCAATAATGCGCACATGCGGGACGTGGCCCAGCCCCGCATCATCACAGCGCAGCCGTGTGGAGAAAGGTGACATGCTCATACACCGCCCAGCATATAGACCAAATTAAAATGGGGAATGGCACATTTGAGATATTGCATCATGCCAGCCCATCGTTTATCAGACCCCACAGGTTTGCCGACATAGCTCAGGGGTAGAGCAACTGATTCGTAATCAGTAGGCCCTCGGTTCAATTCCGAGTGTCGGCACCACCTTTTCTTCCTGATATATATTGATTTTCTGTTACCCCTCCTGGCTACGGCTGCATGGTTATAGGGTAACAGGTGGCAGGCAGATGCCACAGCTGACCAAAGTCATGCCCCTACAGCCCGCACCACCCCAGAATCAGGCACATCACCAGCCCCGCGACCCCGATCAGGGTCTCGATGACCGACCAGGTCCGCAGGGTCTGCGCAACACTCAGCCCCAGCGCATCACGCACCTGCCAGAAGCCGGAATCATTCATCGGGCCGAACATGACCGCCCCCGCCCCGGTGCCCAGCACCATCAGTTCGGGCGAAACACCCTGCCCATGCGCCATGATGGGGGCGACAATCCCTGCCGTGGTACTCATGGCCACGGTGGCCGATCCCACCGCAAGGCGCATTCCTGCCGCCAGCCCCCATGCCAGGATGAGCAGCGGCACATGCATGTCCACCGCCGTGCGCGCAATCGCATCCGAAATGCCGCTATCCATCAGTTCCGCGCCAAAGCCACCCCCTGCACCGATCATAAGCAGTAGGCCAGCCAGCGGGCCAAGGCATTCACTGGAATAGCCAAGCACCTGCTCACGCGTAAGCCCGCGCCGCAGCCCCAGCGTCCAGAACGACAGCAGTGCCGCCAGCGCCAGTCCCACATTGGGGTCACCCGCAAAACGCAGCATGACTGCCCACCACGCCGCCTGAGATCCCATGAATCGCGTGGCCGATCCTGCCAGCATGAGCACCATGGGGGCCAGGATGGTGAACAGCGTGATGCCAAAACCAGGCAGGTCGCCACTGGCACGCGGTGCCGTGGCATGCTGGCTGGCGGCCTGCGCCCCGGCATCAGACGGCAGACGGGGCACGATAAAACGGGCATAGAACGGGCCGGACAGGATCGCCACTGGCACGCTGACCAGCGCGCCCAGCCAGATCAGGCGGCCAGTATCGGCATGGTAGGCCGCAAGGGCGAACATGGTGCCGGGATGGGGCGGCATGTAGCCCTGCACCACGGACAGCGCCGCCGTAACCGGCAGCGCCACATGCAGAAGCGGCGTGCCTGTCCGCCGTGCAATGGAAAAAGCCAGCGGCACCAGAATGACAAAACCGACGGTAAAGAATACCGAAAGCCCGACCAGCAGCCCGATCACCATCATCGCCCAGTCCAGCCGCTTCGGCCCGGCCAGTGACACCACGGTCATGGCAATGCGGTCTGCCCCGCCCGAGACCTCCAGCATCTTGCCCAGCATGGTGCCCAGCGCGATGACGGACGCAATCTGGCCCAACACCTGCCCTGCCCCGCTCTCAAACGAGGTCACGACCTTTGCCGCGGGCATGCCTGCGGCAAATCCCAGCAGCATGGACGCGATGAACAGGGCAAGGAAGGGGTTGAGCTTGGTGCGCTCAATCAGGAAAACAACAATACAGATGGCCATGACAGCCAGTAACAGGGCCATGCCGACCGACATTGCTGCTTTCCCTTCTGTTCAGCGCGAGAGCGGTGTCGCCTGCTCCCACCCGCCACCCAGCGCGCGGGCCAGTTGTATGGTGGCGGTGGTACGGCTGTCCTGGTTGGCCAGCACGGTGCCCTGCGCGTCCAATGCCATCATGCGGGCATGCAGCACATCGCCCAGCGTACGCTGACCACCCGCATACAGCCCGGCCATATCATGCGCAACCCGCTCGGCCTGCGCCTGCGCGCGGGTCAGGTCCTTATCCCGGCTATCCAGGCTTAAGCGGTTTTCATACCCGTCCTCCACCTCCGCCAGCGCACGCAGCAGGCTCTGGTCATAGCCTGCCACCGCCGCATCCAACCTGGCACTGGCGGCATGGATGCGGGCCTGCACGCGGTTGGCAGTAAAGATGGGCAGGTAAGTGGTCAGCGCAATCAGCCCACCCGTGCCGGACATGCCGGGAATGCCATCAAAACGCAGCCGCCCGTCGCCACCAAAGAACTCCAGCCCGAAGCGGGGCAACAGGTCGGTCTTGGCACTTTTGAGCCGGTTGAGCGCCGCATCGACCTGATCGCGTCGGGCACGGATGTCCGGCCGACGTTCCAGCACGGTATCGGGCATCTGCCCCACCGGTGCGGGGGGCAGGTAATAGGCAGGCGGCGGCGGCAGGTCGGGCAGCCCCTCGGGCACCTGCCCCGACAGTACGGCCAGCCGCCTGCGCACAAGATCCAGCCCGGCTACCAGCATAGGCCTGCGCGCCCGCAGGTCGGAAAGCTTCTGGTCAATTTCCGTCACATCCGCCGCCGTGGCCTGCCCGGACGTAAAGCGCGCCTGCCCATAGCCGCGCAACTGCCCCAGCAGGGCAATTGAGCGATCGGTCAACGTGATCTGACGTTGCAGCCCCTGAGCCTGCAGGTAGTTGCTGGCCGCGTCGGCGGCGATGACCATCTGCACGCCGTGGAAGTATTCCTCCTCTGCCTTCACGCCCGCCTTTGCCGCCTTCACATCCGCATGGCGGCCACCAAACAGGTCCGGCTCCCACGATGCGGTGATACCGGCCAGATGCCCGTCCGTACCCGGATCATTGGCGGGCAGGCTGTACGGGTTGCGCCAGTCCATACCGCCCCCCAGCATGTTGCCCGTAGCACCCACGGTAGGATACAGCGCCGATTTTGCCACCGTATGCAGCGCACGCGCCTCACGCACCCGGTCACGGGCCATGCGGATATCAGGGCTGGCAGCAAGGGCCGTTTCCACCGCGCGGGTCAGGTCAGGGTCGTGCCATGCCTCCCACCAGCGTGTCAGGTCGGTTGCGGGCATACCCGCCACTTGCTGCTGCGTAAACTGCCTGGGCAGCCTTACATGCGATGGCGGCACATGCGTATGAAAGGGCGTACACCCCGCCACCAGCCCCACGCCCACCACAAGGCGGGCCATGCAGGCAACCTGCGTCAATCTGTTCCTCATTATTCCTGCCTTGCCAACATGGACCTGAAGCGCGAGAGCGCGAATGCCAGAAATACAATACCCGTCACCGTTACCGTCAGCAGCGGCAGCATGATCGCACCCAACCCCGCGCCACGGTACAGGATGGCCTGTGACAGGTTGACGAACTGCGTGGTGGGCAAAAAGCGCACCACCACCTGCATGAGCCGCGGCATGCTTTCCACCGGGGTAGCGGCACCTGACAGCAGGTACGCCACCGCATAGACCGGCACCACCAGCAGCCCGAACTGCGGCATGGTGGGGGCCACCGTGGCCAGCATGATGCCCAGCGCCGTGGCCGAAAACAGGTACAACAGCGCGCACGCGCCAAACAGCGTGACCGACCCCGCCAGCGGCACGCCCAGCCACACATGCACCACCAGCCACAGCGACAGCATGGCACCGACGAATATGACCAGCCCGTTGGTCACGATCTTGGCCACCGCAATTTCACTGGCGCTGACAGGCATGACCAGCAGGTGTTCCAGCGTGCCATGCTCGCGCTCACGGATCACCGCCGCCCCCACCAGCACGATGGAGAGGATGGTGATGTTCGTCACGATCTGCATGACCGAAGTGAACCAGCTGGATTCACTGTTGGGATTGAAGCGGACACGG
It contains:
- the secE gene encoding preprotein translocase subunit SecE, which codes for MSVSPAKFVEDVRAEARKITWPTRRATLMTTGAVLAMAGLASVFFFLVDEVIGLAVRKLFGLGG
- the nusG gene encoding transcription termination/antitermination protein NusG, translated to MAKRWYVIHVYSGFEKKIAQHITEQAAQKGLADHFGEILVPSEEVTEVRRGQKVNSERKFFPGYVLVNMELTDEAWHLVKDTPKVTGFLGSKTRPSPIPKVEAERIMKQAQEGVERVRPSVTFEIGEQIRVADGPFTSFNGTIEEVDEERGRLKVSVSIFGRSTPVDLEYNQVEKV
- a CDS encoding PqiC family protein, whose translation is MQRPFWHFTPSRPPRVVACAAVAGLLALAGCGSSDPTLYSLAPIASTQPTGMGGQVPAVIEVRTPGVPPSLDRQNIVGTQDDYSLTPLAGAAWSEPLAPMLGHVLATDLQQRLPGRSVFAQNDATTVPAQGFVEVEITRFARDASGVVHLGGSLSVHRAGDAEHALSVPLALTATPADSGTRAMVAALSQLAGQVADMAAERLQALPPAPAQTRR
- a CDS encoding PqiB family protein translates to MNDDFPSNDPHGAVPQARARKYRFSVVWLVPIVALLIAGYLGWKGITGRGPLIVITFDTADGLTSGQTEVKNKAVSLGTVDSIRLSDDFHHVEVRVRMTSAAGRMLTDHARFWVVRPRINGASVTGLETVMSGAYIAMDAGEPGGRYITHFTGLESPPGVRSDQPGHTYTLITQSLGSLGQGAPIFFRDVVVGEVLGYTMPPEGRGPIKVQIFVQAPYDHYLRTNTRFWNVSGVQVGLGAGGLKVKLQSLQALLSGGVAFDPPDVRNEKNTLPITAGPDTTFQLYDSAEEANSAGYRERIPLVTYITSSVTGLTKGGRLTMFGIQVGMIDDVRLQVDPATGKAQVRVAMELQPERVLDNQQVSPKALAALLRTQVADGLRASVQSTSMLTGESEIGLTFVKNAKPAQVQMEGDAMVLPGQAGGMAGIMDSLSTVSDKIAAMPLTQMGENLNSLLAHADARINSPDTKQALTALRSSLQNLQVISHDARSEMPQLLSGMDKTLKNANSVLSSYGGDTDFQRNLQQMMQQLNDAARSLRFLSDFLTHHPSALITGR
- a CDS encoding paraquat-inducible protein A, producing the protein MSMSPFSTRLRCDDAGLGHVPHVRIIGGLSECPGCGLYQRVPDLEAGQQATCTRCGQKLARRRRTAPLATPLAFCISSAAFYLAALASSLMTLDVYGRQRTVDLLTGPMELMHEGWGEAGLLVGAVTILAPAVAIGFMFAILYAASCTRLPDWAPGVLVWYDKLRPWSMVEVYILGIFVAYTKLTDMAHVDVGPAVYLIGALMLTMAATDSTLDTEMIWRHRRIDRVTRNENGQKVVVDYAHVDETGLPPVDHLVACTSCGLVGELAQPVTNMHCVGICPRCEHKVWRRLPQSLTRTTAFLIAAIVFYIPANLYPVMTFLRMGGGGGHTIIEGAIELWVDGMIPLSLLVFFASITVPMLKILSLGWMIGQTWRGARGHLVARTRLFRLVDMVGRWSMIDVFMISILVAVVRFNAMASVTANAGMVAFAAVVVLTLLAAWSFDPRIMWDAAGRNGPVTDGLPPAVLRAQAGRDGAVSSSSLTPAGIVPARMEPDQA
- a CDS encoding GntT/GntP/DsdX family permease; translation: MSVGMALLLAVMAICIVVFLIERTKLNPFLALFIASMLLGFAAGMPAAKVVTSFESGAGQVLGQIASVIALGTMLGKMLEVSGGADRIAMTVVSLAGPKRLDWAMMVIGLLVGLSVFFTVGFVILVPLAFSIARRTGTPLLHVALPVTAALSVVQGYMPPHPGTMFALAAYHADTGRLIWLGALVSVPVAILSGPFYARFIVPRLPSDAGAQAASQHATAPRASGDLPGFGITLFTILAPMVLMLAGSATRFMGSQAAWWAVMLRFAGDPNVGLALAALLSFWTLGLRRGLTREQVLGYSSECLGPLAGLLLMIGAGGGFGAELMDSGISDAIARTAVDMHVPLLILAWGLAAGMRLAVGSATVAMSTTAGIVAPIMAHGQGVSPELMVLGTGAGAVMFGPMNDSGFWQVRDALGLSVAQTLRTWSVIETLIGVAGLVMCLILGWCGL
- a CDS encoding TolC family protein; the encoded protein is MRNRLTQVACMARLVVGVGLVAGCTPFHTHVPPSHVRLPRQFTQQQVAGMPATDLTRWWEAWHDPDLTRAVETALAASPDIRMARDRVREARALHTVAKSALYPTVGATGNMLGGGMDWRNPYSLPANDPGTDGHLAGITASWEPDLFGGRHADVKAAKAGVKAEEEYFHGVQMVIAADAASNYLQAQGLQRQITLTDRSIALLGQLRGYGQARFTSGQATAADVTEIDQKLSDLRARRPMLVAGLDLVRRRLAVLSGQVPEGLPDLPPPPAYYLPPAPVGQMPDTVLERRPDIRARRDQVDAALNRLKSAKTDLLPRFGLEFFGGDGRLRFDGIPGMSGTGGLIALTTYLPIFTANRVQARIHAASARLDAAVAGYDQSLLRALAEVEDGYENRLSLDSRDKDLTRAQAQAERVAHDMAGLYAGGQRTLGDVLHARMMALDAQGTVLANQDSRTTATIQLARALGGGWEQATPLSR
- a CDS encoding ABC transporter permease; the protein is MMRWLVNVGLLCGKELRSLVHDRVLLGLIVFAFTAGVLLVANGVKVEVSNATIAFIDEDHSGLSRRMHDAVLPPYFKPAVLVDRAQALRGMDRGDYIFVVDIPPRFEADVLAGRTPAVQLRVDATAMTQAGLGTEYLNEILLGEVDDMLHAPAVVDQIPFQAASRVRFNPNSESSWFTSVMQIVTNITILSIVLVGAAVIREREHGTLEHLLVMPVSASEIAVAKIVTNGLVIFVGAMLSLWLVVHVWLGVPLAGSVTLFGACALLYLFSATALGIMLATVAPTMPQFGLLVVPVYAVAYLLSGAATPVESMPRLMQVVVRFLPTTQFVNLSQAILYRGAGLGAIMLPLLTVTVTGIVFLAFALSRFRSMLARQE